One genomic region from Geotrypetes seraphini chromosome 13, aGeoSer1.1, whole genome shotgun sequence encodes:
- the CTTNBP2NL gene encoding CTTNBP2 N-terminal-like protein — protein sequence MNLDNLNKSELLTLFSILEGELEARDLVIEALKAQHKDKFIKERYGKYNISDPLLALQRDYEILKVENHGAKQPVCTNPLFILKEVMKQCKNMQERMLSQLAAAESRHRKVIMDLEEERQRHAQDTAEGDDVTYMLEKEREKLTQQLEFEKSQVKKAEKEQKRLSSQLEEEKSRHMQLSSVLMKECKKATSKVAEETQRAEELSLMLEKETSKASKLEEELATEKRRGLQMEAQVEKQLSEFDIAREQLRAKLNREENRTKALNEELKGLKQAMEELKVSSQSGSNILPSKPSTAVVSSSFGTEKPSMVSVACQTERFQKEKREIDNAGKVSHVSLGNSPVPFHPHAKLNGYCSPGIEQNEEEAVQIHVGENQGEKLVLAHDSLAENGGSPIRMESPIHMSPLLPSSNMSLSPSSTAGSSLTSSPCSSPVLTRRLIGASASSPGYQSSYQVGINQRFHAARHKFQSQADQEQQSSGLQSPPSRDLSPTTVDNSAAKQLARNTVTQVLSRFTSQQGSVKTTSPNSSPFGTDYRNLASPTQKNESSHSPSASKVSSPLSPLSPGIKSPTIPRAERGNPPPIPPKKPGLSQPPASPISLTKAPIHSSSSASTLDISSGCCANNSMVANSKEMEILLPSSS from the exons GCCCAGCACAAAGACAAATTCATTAAAGAGCGTTATGGGAAATACAACATCAGCGATCCATTATTGGCACTGCAGAGGGATTACGAGATACTAAAGGTAGAAAATCATGGAGCGAAGCAACCTGTGTGCACCAATCCTCTCTTTATACTGAAGGAAGTGATGAAGCAGTGCAAAAATATGCAGGAAAGAATGTTATCGCAACTGGCTGCTGCAGAAAGCAGGCACCGAAAG GTGATCATGGATCTAGAAGAAGAAAGGCAAAGGCACGCCCAAGACACGGCAGAAGGGGACGATGTCACGTACATGCTGGAAAAGGAGCGAGAGAAATTGACTCAGCAG TTGGAATTTGAAAAGTCTCAAGTAAAGAAGGCCGAGAAGGAACAGAAGAGACTTTCCAGTCAGTTGGAGGAGGAGAAATCTCGCCACATGCAGCTTTCCTCCGTGCTGATGAAGGAGTGTAAGAAAGCCACCAGCAAGGTGGCAGAGGAGACCCAGCGGGCAGAAGAGCTGAGCCTAATGCTAGAGAAAGAAACGAGTAAAGCCAGTAAGCTGGAGGAGGAGCTGGCGACTGAAAAGAGGCGGGGCCTGCAAATGGAGGCCCAGGTGGAAAAACAACTGTCAGAGTTTGACATTGCGCGAGAGCAGCTTAGGGCAAAATTGAACAGAGAAGAAAATCGAACAAAGGCCCTAAATGAGGAACTGAAAGGTCTTAAGCAAGCAATGGAAGAACTTAAGGTTTCCAGCCAAAGCGGCAGCAACATTCTGCCGTCAAAACCCAGCACAGCCGTGGTGTCCTCAAGCTTTGGAACTGAGAAGCCTTCAATGGTGTCTGTAGCTTGCCAGACAGAGCGCTTTcagaaagagaaaagagagataGATAACGCAGGCAAGGTTTCACATGTATCATTAGGCAACTCTCCTGTGCCATTTCACCCACATGCAAAACTAAATGGTTATTGTAGCCCAGGAATTGAACAAAATGAGGAGGAGgctgtacagatccatgtggGAGAAAACCAGGGAGAGAAACTTGTTCTAGCACATGATAGTCTAGCTGAAAACGGAGGTTCCCCCATCAGAATGGAATCTCCCATCCACATGTCGCCATTGCTTCCTTCAAGTAACATGTCCTTGTCCCCAAGCAGCACAGCTGGCTCATCATTAACCTCCTCCCCATGTTCCTCACCTGTGCTAACAAGGCGCTTAATTGGAGCATCTGCCAGTAGCCCCGGATACCAATCATCTTACCAAGTTGGCATCAACCAGCGTTTTCATGCTGCTCGCCACAAATTCCAGTCCCAAGCCGATCAAGAGCAACAGTCAAGTGGCCTTCAAAGTCCACCATCAAGAGATTTGTCTCCAACTACGGTTGACAACTCTGCTGCCAAGCAGCTGGCTCGTAATACTGTCACTCAGGTGTTGTCCAGATTTACCAGTCAACAAGGGTCAGTGAAGACGACCAGTCCCAACAGTTCACCATTTGGTACGGACTACAGAAACTTGGCAAGTCCCACCCAGAAGAATGAGTCCAGCCACTCGCCAAGTGCAAGCAAAGTGTCCAGCCCTCTAAGTCCATTGTCCCCTGGGATTAAATCACCAACCATACCCAGAGCAGAGAGAGGAAACCCGCCACCCATTCCTCCTAAGAAGCCTGGTCTCTCTCAGCCCCCTGCCTCACCCATCTCACTGACCAAAGCACCCATCCATTCATCTTCCTCGGCTTCTACACTGGACATCTCAAGCGGCTGTTGCGCTAACAATTCCATGGTAGCAAACAGCAAAGAAATGGAAATTTTGTTACCGAGCAGTAGCTAG